The following proteins come from a genomic window of Eretmochelys imbricata isolate rEreImb1 chromosome 11, rEreImb1.hap1, whole genome shotgun sequence:
- the KMO gene encoding kynurenine 3-monooxygenase, with protein MNSTDTQKGKVAIVGGGLVGALNVCFFARRGFQVDMYEAREDIRVARAARGRSINLALSHRGRQALKAIGMEEQIVAKGIPMRARRIHTPSGKTYSIPYGTKSQYILSVDRANLNKELLTAAEKYPNAKLYFGHKLLRCHIESGLLTLQGPDQTPMEVTCDLIVGCDGAFSTVRKPFMRQTCFNYSHVYIPHGYMELTIPPKDGDFAMEENYLHIWPRNTFMMIALPNLDKSFTCTLFMPFEDFERLTTGDQVLDFFQTYFPDSIPLIGAQELQRDYFLLPPQAMISVKCSSYHITSRCVLMGDAAHAVVPFYGQGMNAGFEDCLVFDELMDQFHNDLSACLPKFSQLRVPDDHAISDLAMYNYIEMRAHVNSKWFIFRKYVDNFLHRLMPSTVIPLYTMVTFTRIRYHEALQRWKWQNKVINKGLFIIGAAAGLGGSYLLIKWASRKSDSCTEKLWSWILRLKETGSLPPGTRLA; from the exons ATGAACTCCACTGACACTCAGAAGGGCAAAGTAGCCATTGTTGGAGGTGGTCTG GTGGGTGCTTTAAATGTCTGTTTCTTTGCAAGAAGAGGGTTCCAAGTTGATATgtatgaagccagagaag ATATACGCGTCGCCAGAGCTGCTCGGGGCAGGAGCATTAACTTGGCGCTGTCTCACAGAGGACGCCAGGCCCTCAAGGCCATTGGGATGGAAGAGCAG ATTGTGGCCAAAGGCATCCCCATGCGGGCCAGGAGGATACACACGCCCTCGGGAAAAACATATTCCATCCCCTATGGAACAAAGAGCCAG TACATTCTCTCTGTGGACAGAGCAAATTTAAACAAAGAGCTGCTAACAG CTGCTGAGAAGTACCCCAACGCTAAGTTGTACTTTGGACACAAGCTGCTCCGCTGCCACATTGAATCAGGGCTATTAACCTTACAAGG ACCTGACCAAACACCCATGGAAGTCACCTGTGACCTCATTGTGGGATGTGATGGAGCCTTTTCTACAGTCAGAAAGCCGTTCATGCGGCAAACTTGCTTTAACTACAGCCATGTGTACATTCCTCATGGGTACATGGAGTTGACCATCCCACCCAAGGATGGGGAC TTTGCCATGGAAGAGAATTACCTTCACATCTGGCCCAGGAACACCTTCATGATGATTGCGCTGCCTAACCTG GATAAGTCGTTCACCTGCACGCTCTTCATGCCCTTCGAGGATTTTGAACGGCTCACGACAGGCGATCAAGTGCTGGATTTCTTCCAAACCTACTTCCCAGATTCAATTCCCCTCATAGGAGC GCAAGAGCTGCAGCGTGATTACTTTTTGCTGCCACCCCAGGCCATGATCTCTGTGAAGTGCTCTTCATACCACATCACCTCCCGGTGTGTGCTGATGGGAGACGCCGCCCACGCCGTGGTACCATTCTATGGACAAGGCATGAACGCT GGATTTGAAGACTGCCTGGTCTTCGATGAGTTAATGGACCAGTTCCACAATGATCTCA GTGCCTGCCTGCCCAAGTTCTCCCAGCTGCGAGTGCCCGACGACCATGCCATTTCCGATCTAGCCATGTACAACTACATAGAG ATGCGCGCACATGTTAATTCCAAGTGGTTCATTTTCCGCAAGTACGTGGACAACTTTCTTCACCGGCTCATGCCCTCCACCGTTATCCCGTTATACACAATG GTCACGTTCACTAGAATCCGCtaccatgaggcactgcagcgcTGGAAATGGCAGAACAAG GTGATTAATAAAGGACTCTTCATAATTGGGGCAGCAGCAGGCCTGGGTGGCAGCTACCTGCTCATAAAGTGGGCATCCCGTAAGTCTGACTCCTGCACAGAAAAGCTGTGGAGCTGGATACTTCGTCTCAAGGAAACTGGAAGTCTCCCACCGGGAACACGACTGGCATAA